The following coding sequences lie in one Vibrio sp. BS-M-Sm-2 genomic window:
- a CDS encoding Hsp70 family protein — MATPRFLVGIDLGTTNTVVAYCEINDDLQHAPVSLFDIDQLIGPGEVVRKPLLPSFRYHPAQGQISPSDLTMPWEPSPVEGDIKNVIVGEWARELGAKVEGRQVSSAKSWLSHQAVDRNSDILPWAGAADVDKVSPVVASASYLNHIRQAWNYRNPSNKLEDQDVVVTVPASFDETARKLTLEAAELAGLGKILLLEEPQAVCYDWYARHQQTAADELQQIPLILVCDVGGGTTDLSLIEAKFDANSDGTNELALDRIGVGEHLMLGGDNLDLALAHLAEQRFTQNKKLNASSLTKLIQQTRAAKESLLSANAPDDVKITMLGSGSKLLGGTKSIGLTKQEVHQIALEGFFPLSEFTEVPDKRRSAVVEFGLPYVADPAVSKHVAEFLATHQQVSKAALENSGSIEFDDTKPAIPVGVLLNGGVFNSELVTERITQLLGNWNGSPITVLDNPHPDWSVALGAVAFGKARRGAQLKIGGGAARSYFLHLQEKNKMGKALCLLAKGTEEGQEIRLNSRRFSLTLGEPVRFNLLTSTHDQIAHDTAIQNGVMVNVDADLFSPLPPYISTLEGSGTAELQANQKERVEVLLACQLTEVGTLKMECVSTEDDSKRWLLEFEVRNKQGDESDASTLHPRLEECKELISRLYSGNKKSAESKEIKTLSKDLEKRLGKRDEWDFTTLRHLFDTFSLGCKRRRRSEAHEKNWLRLAGYSLRPGFGDPTDSWRIEQIWGLYQQNIQFKNHQGWTDWWVFWRRVAGGLNQEQQESILADIAKYLHPGAMKNPKTAKDAQDNGYEAMVRLAASLEQLEVEDKVLLASWFLSKAINHNQFEQAHWWALGRLASRTPLYGSQHSVIPREQAEQWLPKLLEQNWHKEQMIAFAAVMICRKTGDRQFDISDDYRNQVIEKLKQSKVPDSWLTLVSEVTELSESESKRVFGDALPSGLSLINN; from the coding sequence ATGGCAACTCCTCGTTTTTTAGTCGGCATTGACTTAGGCACAACGAATACGGTTGTCGCTTACTGTGAAATCAACGACGACCTACAACATGCTCCCGTTTCTCTTTTCGATATTGACCAACTCATCGGCCCCGGTGAAGTGGTTCGCAAGCCTCTACTTCCATCATTTCGTTACCACCCAGCACAAGGTCAAATCTCCCCTTCTGACCTGACGATGCCGTGGGAACCAAGCCCAGTTGAAGGCGATATCAAAAATGTTATCGTCGGTGAATGGGCGCGTGAATTGGGCGCTAAGGTTGAAGGCCGCCAAGTATCAAGTGCGAAGAGTTGGTTATCGCACCAAGCGGTTGACCGTAACTCCGATATTCTCCCTTGGGCAGGCGCAGCTGATGTCGATAAAGTATCGCCGGTTGTCGCGAGTGCGAGCTACCTGAATCACATTCGCCAAGCATGGAACTACCGTAATCCTAGCAATAAGCTTGAAGACCAAGATGTTGTGGTTACCGTTCCCGCTTCATTCGATGAGACAGCACGTAAACTAACACTCGAAGCAGCAGAACTAGCAGGCTTAGGTAAGATTCTGTTACTCGAAGAGCCGCAAGCCGTTTGTTATGACTGGTATGCCCGTCACCAACAAACCGCAGCGGATGAACTTCAACAGATCCCACTGATTCTAGTGTGTGATGTTGGTGGCGGTACCACCGACTTGAGCTTAATTGAAGCCAAGTTCGATGCGAATAGCGACGGTACTAACGAGCTCGCACTCGACCGTATCGGCGTTGGCGAACACTTAATGCTCGGTGGCGATAATCTAGATTTAGCCCTCGCTCACCTTGCAGAGCAGCGCTTCACTCAAAATAAGAAGCTGAATGCCTCTAGCCTCACCAAACTGATTCAACAAACTCGCGCTGCAAAAGAGAGCCTGCTTTCTGCAAATGCACCCGATGATGTGAAGATCACCATGCTAGGCAGCGGTTCAAAACTGCTTGGCGGAACTAAGAGTATTGGTTTAACCAAACAAGAAGTTCATCAAATCGCATTGGAAGGTTTCTTCCCGCTTTCTGAGTTTACAGAAGTGCCAGACAAACGCCGCAGTGCTGTTGTTGAATTTGGCCTGCCTTACGTGGCTGACCCTGCGGTGAGTAAGCATGTGGCAGAATTCCTAGCAACTCACCAACAAGTGTCTAAAGCCGCATTGGAAAACTCAGGCTCTATTGAGTTCGATGACACTAAACCTGCAATTCCAGTTGGCGTACTACTCAATGGTGGTGTGTTTAACAGTGAATTGGTAACAGAGCGAATCACTCAGCTACTGGGCAACTGGAACGGTTCTCCAATCACAGTGCTTGATAACCCTCATCCAGATTGGTCTGTTGCCCTTGGCGCGGTTGCCTTTGGTAAAGCCCGCCGTGGCGCGCAACTGAAAATCGGTGGCGGTGCCGCTCGTTCTTACTTCTTGCATCTACAAGAGAAGAACAAGATGGGCAAAGCACTTTGTCTGCTTGCCAAGGGGACTGAGGAAGGACAAGAGATACGCTTAAACAGCCGTCGTTTCTCGCTGACTTTAGGTGAGCCAGTACGATTTAATCTACTGACTTCAACACACGATCAAATTGCTCACGACACCGCCATTCAAAACGGCGTGATGGTCAATGTGGATGCCGATTTGTTCTCTCCTCTTCCACCTTATATTTCGACCTTGGAAGGCTCAGGTACTGCAGAGCTTCAAGCCAACCAAAAAGAACGCGTCGAAGTTTTACTCGCTTGTCAGTTAACGGAAGTCGGCACACTGAAAATGGAGTGTGTAAGTACAGAAGATGACTCTAAGCGTTGGTTGCTCGAGTTTGAAGTGAGAAACAAGCAAGGCGATGAATCTGATGCCTCCACACTTCATCCAAGGTTGGAAGAGTGTAAGGAGTTGATTTCTCGCCTCTACAGTGGCAACAAAAAGAGTGCTGAATCGAAAGAGATCAAAACACTATCTAAAGATCTTGAGAAGCGACTAGGTAAACGCGATGAATGGGACTTCACGACCCTTCGCCATCTGTTTGATACCTTTTCATTAGGTTGTAAACGCCGCCGTCGTTCAGAAGCACACGAGAAGAATTGGCTGCGTTTGGCGGGTTACTCGCTGCGTCCTGGCTTTGGCGATCCGACTGACTCATGGCGTATCGAACAAATTTGGGGCCTTTACCAACAGAACATTCAGTTTAAGAACCATCAAGGTTGGACGGACTGGTGGGTATTCTGGCGTCGTGTCGCTGGTGGACTAAACCAAGAGCAGCAAGAAAGTATCTTGGCAGACATCGCTAAGTACCTTCACCCAGGTGCAATGAAGAACCCCAAAACAGCCAAAGATGCGCAAGACAATGGTTATGAAGCTATGGTTCGTTTAGCGGCGTCGCTTGAGCAACTTGAGGTTGAAGACAAAGTACTGCTGGCAAGTTGGTTCTTAAGCAAAGCGATTAATCATAACCAATTTGAACAAGCGCACTGGTGGGCGCTAGGTCGATTAGCATCAAGAACACCTTTGTATGGTAGCCAACACAGCGTGATTCCAAGAGAACAAGCTGAACAGTGGTTACCGAAACTGCTTGAACAGAACTGGCATAAAGAGCAAATGATCGCCTTTGCAGCGGTGATGATTTGCCGTAAAACCGGTGACCGTCAATTTGATATCTCTGACGACTATCGTAATCAAGTGATTGAGAAGCTAAAGCAAAGCAAGGTACCTGATTCATGGCTAACGCTAGTGAGTGAAGTAACAGAGCTTTCTGAGAGCGAGTCTAAGCGCGTATTTGGTGATGCATTACCAAGCGGCTTAAGCCTGATTAATAACTAG
- a CDS encoding sensor domain-containing diguanylate cyclase, which produces MPFTNIYQSSSKYAINDLVKEMDLSLWKSMLNNIAEVLNAPAVGLILTSKVGFQNIAMSSSPGVKANPGKIIPRDINLYCKKVMETKAMLYVQNASGKEEWSDNPELTQMGYVSYLGLPIFQSDGRMFATLCALDTKETSYKPIQINLMESIRALLEREVHTAEQVRKLKYTSNHDELTQVFNRRAILSESPKFIDSTIDSGVSIGAVYFDIDGLKYVNDNFGHNIGDQYIKSFSHSLQYNTRKEDICGRLGGDEFILLCRDITEKSLNKILSRIQSDFDKHSQKLGIDCHATFSHGSLIYSSNIPAIEELIRLADTQMYENKMSKRYAQL; this is translated from the coding sequence ATGCCGTTTACCAATATATATCAATCCAGTTCTAAATATGCCATCAATGATCTAGTTAAAGAAATGGACCTCTCTTTATGGAAAAGTATGCTCAATAACATAGCAGAAGTGCTTAACGCGCCAGCTGTAGGGCTTATTCTCACGTCAAAAGTTGGATTCCAAAATATTGCTATGTCTTCATCACCAGGCGTAAAAGCAAACCCCGGAAAAATCATCCCTAGAGACATCAATTTGTACTGTAAGAAAGTAATGGAAACCAAGGCCATGCTTTATGTGCAAAATGCTTCCGGTAAAGAGGAGTGGAGCGACAACCCAGAACTGACGCAAATGGGTTACGTTTCTTATCTTGGGTTACCCATCTTCCAATCAGACGGCAGAATGTTTGCGACACTTTGTGCCCTAGACACTAAAGAGACCTCTTATAAACCGATACAGATAAATTTAATGGAGAGTATTCGTGCTCTATTAGAGAGGGAGGTCCACACTGCTGAGCAGGTACGAAAATTAAAATACACTTCTAATCATGACGAGTTAACTCAGGTTTTTAATAGACGAGCCATATTAAGTGAATCCCCTAAATTCATCGATAGTACTATAGATAGTGGAGTTAGTATTGGAGCCGTCTATTTTGATATTGACGGCCTTAAGTATGTCAATGACAACTTTGGACATAATATTGGCGACCAATATATAAAGTCGTTCTCTCATTCACTTCAGTACAACACCCGCAAGGAAGATATTTGTGGAAGGCTTGGAGGAGATGAATTTATCTTATTATGTAGAGACATCACAGAAAAATCCTTAAATAAGATTCTAAGTCGAATACAATCAGACTTTGACAAACACTCTCAAAAGCTAGGTATAGATTGCCATGCTACCTTTAGTCATGGTTCACTGATTTATTCATCAAATATTCCAGCTATCGAAGAGTTAATTCGACTAGCAGACACACAAATGTATGAAAACAAAATGAGTAAACGTTATGCCCAGCTCTAA
- a CDS encoding DUF2947 domain-containing protein produces the protein MSYTTLDEYQRKWIFTHQSMPLPAEDLEKIKPMTQARASQFWKENVSPQSPDAERLSSQDWPSKASNWNEEISWMAHWEADEPEMPEEILNFIDWQDDVTVYFCYEKYNILETKWAIFKKHWKNFLFYDDGPILLGRRRSEALWFATNGTVKIGNRA, from the coding sequence ATGTCATACACAACTTTGGACGAATACCAAAGAAAATGGATTTTTACTCACCAGTCAATGCCACTGCCAGCTGAGGACTTGGAAAAGATTAAACCAATGACACAGGCGAGAGCATCTCAGTTCTGGAAAGAGAACGTGAGCCCTCAAAGCCCAGATGCAGAACGCCTAAGCTCACAAGACTGGCCAAGCAAAGCATCGAACTGGAATGAAGAGATCAGCTGGATGGCGCATTGGGAAGCGGATGAGCCTGAAATGCCAGAAGAGATTCTTAATTTTATCGATTGGCAAGATGATGTAACTGTTTATTTTTGTTACGAAAAATACAATATTCTTGAAACCAAATGGGCGATTTTCAAGAAGCATTGGAAAAACTTTTTGTTCTACGATGACGGCCCAATTTTATTAGGTCGCCGTCGTTCAGAAGCACTTTGGTTTGCAACAAACGGTACTGTGAAAATCGGTAACCGAGCATAA
- the rimJ gene encoding ribosomal protein S5-alanine N-acetyltransferase — protein sequence MEDLSTPERIYKRDGNLILRTAEIDDAIMISEYFQVNREYLKPWEPIREDAFFDRTGWAQRLIKLNELHKMGLGYYCLLINADSNEMLGTISFSNLSRFPFYACNVGYSLAQSAQGHGYMRRGLNMAKDYMFDVQNMHRLMAGYMPHNERSASVLEHLGFVREGFAKDYLQINGKWEDHVLTALVNPNWEDKRNV from the coding sequence ATGGAAGATTTGAGCACACCGGAACGCATTTACAAGCGAGATGGGAATCTGATTTTGCGCACCGCTGAGATAGATGATGCGATTATGATCAGTGAGTATTTTCAGGTTAACCGAGAGTACCTGAAACCTTGGGAGCCAATTCGCGAAGATGCATTTTTTGATAGAACGGGCTGGGCACAGCGCCTGATTAAGTTAAACGAGCTTCATAAAATGGGGCTTGGTTACTATTGTTTATTGATTAATGCGGACTCTAACGAAATGTTAGGGACTATCTCGTTCAGTAATTTGTCTCGTTTCCCGTTCTACGCGTGTAACGTTGGCTACTCATTGGCTCAAAGTGCACAAGGCCACGGTTACATGCGCAGAGGCTTGAATATGGCCAAAGACTACATGTTTGATGTGCAGAACATGCACCGCTTAATGGCGGGCTACATGCCTCACAATGAACGCAGTGCGAGCGTATTGGAACATCTTGGTTTTGTTCGAGAAGGCTTTGCCAAAGACTACCTACAGATTAACGGTAAATGGGAAGACCATGTACTGACCGCGTTAGTTAACCCAAACTGGGAAGACAAACGTAATGTTTAA
- the tyrR gene encoding transcriptional regulator TyrR, whose translation MRLEVLCEDRLGLTRELLDILASKSIDLRGIEIDVKGIIYLNCPDIDFDAFSELMAEIRRISGVKDVRKIQFMPSERHNTELIALLANLPDPVIAIDLKGSVDMANHAALNLFNKQEDEVIGEPLATFVPSFNFARWIEGDVTRHREVVVLDGLDFSIEILPIYLGGDVNEAVLASAVMTIRSCNQEMNSPDSIPEQNNLGFEHFVGVSNRHKALISQAKKLAMLDQPLLIEGDTGTGKEMLAKACHNRSNRSSFPFLILSCASMPDDVAETELFGHAPGSFNHEQGHKGIFEQANGGTVFLDEIGEMSPHLQIKLLRFLQDGSFRRVGEEEEMHADVRIIASTRHRLSELADSGSFREDLFYRLNVLTLSIPALRERSNDVAPLLELFVAKYAQQLGMLKPKLTQELIDQLGNYQWPGNIRQLDNMVLRALTELDSDTLTVEQFHLPQLETMTAGMANLSLDGSLDEIMKDYESQILEKLYQSFPSSRKLAKRLNVSHTSIANKLRDYGIRKN comes from the coding sequence GTGCGTCTTGAAGTATTGTGTGAAGACAGACTCGGCTTAACGCGTGAGTTGCTCGATATCTTGGCCTCAAAAAGCATTGATTTAAGAGGAATCGAAATTGATGTTAAAGGCATTATTTACCTCAACTGCCCTGATATCGATTTTGATGCTTTTAGTGAACTTATGGCTGAAATTCGCCGAATTTCAGGTGTGAAGGATGTACGTAAAATCCAATTTATGCCAAGCGAAAGGCATAACACAGAGCTGATTGCTCTGCTGGCTAACCTGCCAGACCCCGTGATTGCGATTGACCTTAAAGGCTCAGTCGATATGGCTAACCACGCTGCGTTGAACCTCTTCAACAAGCAAGAAGACGAAGTGATCGGTGAACCACTAGCGACGTTTGTTCCTAGCTTTAACTTTGCTCGCTGGATCGAAGGTGATGTAACGCGCCATCGTGAAGTTGTCGTGTTGGATGGTTTAGATTTCTCTATTGAGATCCTGCCGATTTACCTTGGTGGTGATGTCAACGAAGCGGTACTGGCGAGCGCAGTAATGACGATTCGTTCTTGTAACCAAGAGATGAACTCGCCAGATTCAATCCCAGAACAGAACAACCTAGGTTTCGAACACTTTGTTGGTGTCTCTAATCGCCATAAAGCCTTGATCAGCCAAGCCAAGAAACTGGCGATGCTGGATCAGCCTCTATTAATTGAAGGCGATACGGGTACTGGTAAAGAGATGCTGGCGAAAGCGTGTCATAACCGTTCAAATCGTTCTTCTTTCCCATTCTTGATTCTAAGCTGTGCATCGATGCCTGATGACGTAGCGGAAACGGAATTGTTTGGTCATGCGCCGGGTTCATTCAACCATGAGCAAGGTCATAAAGGCATTTTCGAGCAAGCGAATGGCGGTACGGTATTTTTAGATGAAATTGGCGAGATGAGCCCGCATCTACAAATCAAACTGCTGCGTTTCCTACAAGATGGTTCATTCCGTCGTGTTGGTGAAGAAGAAGAGATGCACGCTGATGTTCGTATTATTGCATCAACGCGTCATCGTCTTTCTGAATTAGCAGACTCGGGTTCGTTCCGTGAAGATTTGTTCTATCGCTTGAATGTACTGACTCTGTCTATTCCAGCATTGCGTGAACGCTCAAACGACGTAGCACCGCTGTTGGAATTGTTCGTTGCAAAGTACGCCCAGCAATTAGGTATGTTAAAACCAAAACTGACTCAAGAGTTAATCGACCAGCTTGGTAATTACCAATGGCCGGGCAACATTCGTCAATTGGACAACATGGTTCTTCGTGCGCTAACAGAGTTGGACTCAGACACACTAACGGTTGAGCAATTCCATTTGCCACAGCTTGAAACAATGACAGCTGGAATGGCGAATTTAAGCTTAGATGGTTCTCTGGATGAGATCATGAAAGACTATGAATCTCAGATTCTAGAGAAGCTTTACCAGTCGTTCCCATCAAGCCGTAAACTAGCAAAACGCTTGAATGTATCTCACACCTCAATTGCGAATAAGCTTCGTGACTACGGTATCAGAAAGAACTGA
- a CDS encoding YcjF family protein: MSELKTKQVFNEPLKTSFDQQDKNEVGPDLGAQQQFTEQEKFVPVAPQVETDLDGEAEQQLEQVIRPNKKKKWFGTGLLVAFSGLVGWQAIDSVIIAIQTADWLALGWAGFIAAIASLGLGAIGKELWKLRSLKDHFSVQEQSEELLQSQSVGKGKVFCENIAKQGGIIAESPSYDKWRNSINPAHSDAEVLDMYDALVVAQQDKVATQIVTKFSTESAALVAVSPLAAADMLLVAWRNFTMIDKLADVYGIELGYWSRIKLFKLVLINMAAAGASELAIDASMDLVSMDLAGKVSARAGQGLGVGILTARLGLKAMTLLRPMPWHNERKVKLADLRKAVLLEIKRITLK, translated from the coding sequence ATGAGTGAATTAAAAACAAAGCAGGTCTTTAATGAACCGTTGAAGACCTCTTTTGATCAGCAAGATAAGAACGAAGTTGGCCCGGATTTAGGCGCTCAACAACAGTTCACAGAGCAAGAAAAATTTGTACCTGTCGCACCACAAGTGGAAACTGACCTTGATGGTGAAGCTGAGCAGCAATTGGAACAGGTGATTCGACCGAACAAAAAGAAGAAGTGGTTTGGAACGGGCTTACTGGTCGCTTTTTCTGGCCTAGTTGGATGGCAGGCAATTGATTCGGTCATAATCGCGATTCAAACTGCCGATTGGCTTGCGTTGGGTTGGGCTGGCTTTATTGCTGCCATTGCTTCATTGGGTTTAGGCGCAATAGGCAAAGAGCTATGGAAACTGCGCTCGCTTAAAGATCACTTTAGTGTGCAAGAGCAGAGTGAAGAGCTCTTGCAAAGCCAAAGTGTCGGCAAGGGTAAAGTGTTCTGTGAAAACATCGCAAAGCAGGGCGGCATTATTGCTGAGTCACCTTCGTACGATAAGTGGCGAAACAGCATTAACCCAGCGCACAGTGATGCAGAAGTGTTGGATATGTACGATGCACTGGTTGTAGCCCAACAAGACAAAGTGGCGACTCAAATTGTCACTAAGTTCTCGACCGAATCGGCGGCTTTGGTTGCGGTGAGCCCATTAGCTGCTGCTGATATGTTGCTGGTGGCGTGGCGTAATTTCACCATGATAGACAAGCTTGCTGATGTGTATGGCATTGAGCTTGGCTACTGGTCTCGAATTAAGCTGTTTAAGTTGGTGTTAATCAACATGGCAGCGGCAGGTGCGAGTGAGCTGGCGATTGATGCGAGTATGGACTTAGTCTCGATGGATCTTGCGGGTAAAGTCTCAGCTCGAGCAGGTCAGGGCTTAGGTGTTGGTATTCTGACTGCTCGATTAGGGTTAAAAGCCATGACATTGCTTCGCCCAATGCCTTGGCATAACGAGCGAAAAGTAAAACTGGCAGACCTCCGCAAAGCCGTTCTTTTAGAAATAAAGCGTATTACTCTCAAATAA
- a CDS encoding YcjX family protein translates to MKHLTQEMSDFISRGTDSHIRVAVTGLSRAGKTAFITSLVNQLLHTSTHKKLPLLASARDGRIIGAKRIPQHNMMIPRFSYDEAMESLNAQPPEWPVPTRDVSEIRLAIKYKPAKGAKKLLSKNSTLYLDIVDYPGEWLLDLPLLDMDFETWSHSQFAALKGDRETYSQEWNVMRGDIDLLAEADEKKLVAIADSYTQYLHTCKSNGLHWVQPGRFVLPGELEGAPVLQFFPCIAPEGKFSKTSNYAVLKARYEEYQQKVVKAFYKNHFATFDRQIVLVDCLQPLNAGYDSFMDMRGALEQLLKSFKYGRSNILRRLFAPKIDKILFAATKADHVTPDQHPNLVSLLQQMVHPAWQQAAFEHIDMSCMSIASIQATSAGYISSGSDNVPALQGVTLDNVPQTMYPGEVPRKLPNKQYWENNQFDFTSFRPMEQHSDEPCQHLRVDKVLEYLIGDKLK, encoded by the coding sequence ATGAAACACCTAACTCAAGAAATGAGTGACTTTATAAGCAGAGGAACGGATTCTCATATTCGAGTAGCGGTCACGGGGCTTTCTCGTGCGGGTAAGACAGCATTCATTACTTCGCTGGTTAATCAGCTTCTTCATACGTCTACCCATAAAAAACTACCACTGCTTGCATCGGCGAGAGATGGAAGAATTATTGGTGCAAAGCGGATCCCTCAACACAACATGATGATTCCACGTTTCTCATATGATGAAGCGATGGAGTCGTTGAATGCACAGCCACCAGAATGGCCTGTGCCAACGCGTGATGTCAGTGAGATTCGTCTAGCTATCAAATATAAGCCAGCGAAGGGCGCAAAAAAACTACTGAGTAAAAACAGCACCCTTTATCTCGATATTGTCGATTACCCAGGCGAATGGCTGCTTGATTTACCCTTACTGGATATGGATTTTGAAACCTGGAGTCATTCTCAATTCGCTGCGTTGAAAGGGGATAGAGAAACCTACTCGCAAGAGTGGAACGTAATGCGTGGTGATATCGACTTGCTAGCAGAAGCGGACGAAAAGAAACTGGTCGCGATTGCCGATAGCTACACCCAGTACCTTCATACTTGTAAAAGTAACGGACTGCATTGGGTACAGCCGGGTCGATTCGTATTACCCGGTGAGCTTGAAGGCGCGCCTGTGCTGCAATTCTTCCCGTGTATCGCACCTGAGGGTAAGTTCTCAAAAACAAGTAACTATGCGGTACTGAAAGCGCGTTATGAAGAGTATCAACAGAAGGTCGTGAAAGCGTTCTACAAGAATCACTTCGCGACGTTCGACAGACAAATCGTGTTGGTGGATTGCTTGCAACCACTTAATGCGGGCTATGACTCTTTTATGGATATGCGTGGCGCGTTAGAGCAGTTATTGAAGAGCTTTAAGTACGGTCGAAGCAATATCTTAAGACGCTTATTCGCGCCGAAGATCGACAAGATCTTGTTTGCAGCCACTAAAGCTGACCACGTGACACCGGATCAACATCCGAACTTGGTGTCACTGTTACAACAGATGGTGCATCCGGCTTGGCAACAAGCGGCGTTTGAACACATCGACATGAGTTGTATGAGTATCGCGTCTATTCAAGCGACCAGTGCGGGTTATATCTCGTCGGGCTCAGACAATGTTCCGGCGTTGCAAGGTGTGACTTTGGATAATGTCCCTCAAACCATGTATCCGGGAGAAGTGCCGCGTAAGTTGCCCAATAAACAGTATTGGGAAAACAACCAGTTTGATTTCACGAGCTTTAGGCCGATGGAGCAACATTCCGATGAGCCTTGCCAACACCTAAGAGTCGACAAGGTTTTAGAGTATCTCATTGGCGACAAGTTGAAGTAA